CCTAATTTAGCGTCAGTTATAAAGCCACGAAAACGCAAAGAGCAACTACATACCAGCCATGAAAATGTGATGTGTAGCAAGATAGGTATAATTCACCAAGCGTACTCTATGCAATTGGCGATAGATACGAATGACCTTCTGACCAGCCTCGGCAACATTAAGATAGACATGATCCTCCTCGTCACCCTCATCGGGATTTGAAAAGGACGGACTAGAAACGTCATCAGCAGGAGTAAGCTCTCCCGCCAACTCGGCAGGAACTGTCAAGCTCTGCTGGTATAGCAAAATGATAGCTTGCCAGTAATTCAACTCGAGCAGCTCAATAGAGAATCTCACACCCGTTTCGGATCGGGTCGGAGCAGTGTTCTGCCATTCAACCAATCGGCGATGCACATCATAGCGCCACGAGCGGAAGGAGTCAAAGCCCTGGAggaaaggggaagaaagctcAGCGTGAGGGAGAATAACTGCACcagggcctctcctccgcaCAGCACGCGTCTGTTGGTATTGGAGGACATCGTGGATCTCAGATTGAAGAAGGCGCAGCTTAAAATAGTGGAATGCGACATGCTTATATGTCGGAGCTCCGTCGGGTGGCGTAAGAAGACCAGACTTAGTAATGTATTGGTCGTCCAGCATAGACGGAAATTCTGTGCTGATGGCCTGATCACTGATGCCAAATGGCCGTCCAACACAGGTGGCTACTAGGCGATCAAAGCTGTAAACACACCACCACAAACGGCGACGGGTATCGCGTACCCATTCGCGTCGTCCGCGTTCACGAGCATCGATCCGCGACTGCGCTTGGTTGCTGTCTTTCGTTGCAGAATCAATTCCCGCTCCATCCTCGTAGTGGAGCCCAAGGTCGACGGCTAAGCGCGTGGCCACACCGACGATATACCAGAGGCCCGGAGCAACGGGTCGCAATAGGGCAAAGCTGGCTAGAAGGAGCACTGCCTGCAGCTCTTCCAATCCGCCAAAGCCTTCGCTGGAGGAGGACCCAAGGAACGATTCCAAATGAATTATTGCGGAGGCATGGTATTCTTCCGGCTGGTACTGATGGCTCGAGAGTCTCGGTCTCTTCGTTCCAGACGAGGACCGGTCACGACTACTGCGATTCTCATCATCCGAGCCTTGAGGCTTATCCTCGAAAATGATTCCAGCACCAATGGCAAACACGATATTAAGCACATAAAGCGCGCGCGGAGAacgcttcttctcttctaaCAGATATGTCTTATCCAGCAGCTCCATGAAATCTCCCCGGTGGAGAATCGGCATCTGAGGATTCGCGTGTTCAAAGTAAAGATCAATAAGCCGTTCAGCTAGCTCTCGGTCAGGGAAAGTTGCACATTTCATCATCGGCCTTGTCTGCAGCCCGAAGAAGGAATCGCGCATGCTACTCCCTCCACCAGCAATGCCAGCAGCACTCTGAGGCAATCGATCGCTCGTTCGAGTTGCTGCACGCTCCGGCATGTTACCGGGGAGTGAGCTCCTCACCGCAGCAAAGACAACACGGGCAAACGAAATGCCCGATGTCGAACCCAGATATCGTGGGTCGGAAGTACCCTGTACAGAGACCATGCCAATGTTCGAAACCAGATTATGCAGGCGCCAATTATCCTCGTTAGCGGGGCCGTCGTCCGCATCGCGATTGTTCCCTTCCCCTTTCCGCTCCGACCGATCGGCATCTTCTTTCGTTGTATTCCTCCACCGTGTGTTCTCTGCCGCAAACACCTCTCCGGCCTGAACGTTAGATCCGGAACGAGCTTGCGCGGCGTCGCCATCAGCCTCGACCTTGAcagcctcctcctcgtcgaaAGCGACGACCTTTTTAAATTCAATGTTGTTCTCCGCCAATTGCTGTTCGAGATGTGCTACGCGCGACTCCAGGAAATAGACATAGCTGCGGGGAATCTCCCGCTTTGTAATGGGGTCGTATCCGACGCAGCGCACGCCGGCCTTTTCACAGGACTGGCAGCGCGGGAGGCGCTGGTCGCAACGGTTCTTGCGCAGTCGACAACGGTTACAGGCGGAAACATTGCGGAATGAGGATGAAGCGGACGAGGCGGGGGTACTGGAATGGGCGGGTGAGGTGGAGGGCACGGCTGCCGGGGCGGAGGGTACGGCTGTCGGGGCGGAGGGCTTGGGAGCGGTATTGGTCGTGGGGTCGGTTTGCGTTAAGGGAGTGTCGGATGGATATGGTCTCTTCTTGCCTGAAGAGACTGGTGATGACGGCGAAGGGGGATCAGGCATTGTGAGAACCGAGAGACGAGAGCCGCAAAGTTGCGATCATTTCTTGGCGGAGTTTTGCGGAGACTGCGGTCGGGAACTGCGATTTAACTTCCCATGCCAACTTCATAAGATCAGGAAGTACTTTTGATGTTCATCTATGATAGTGTTTTCTTCGGCAAATAGATATTCTCGCAGCAATCAAACCGcgatgaaaaagaaaatggcCCGAAACACGGATTTGGGAGCAGCTTGTTAACCCCGAATTAGATTGTCCTCCGAAGAAGTAATTGCAATATAGGGCCATAGATGAGCCCTATGAAAAGatggggaagagaagaaaccaTGTAGTCAAGAAATTTTGGTGGAGTTGGGAAATCGAGTTGCCCTCGGGAAGACGCATTCCAGACTTTGACATGTCGAGATCTCTTGAGCCGTCTGGATTCCAGTTCAACTTGGACAGGACTTTTTGCTTGGAGCTTGGAGCTTGGAGGATGAACCTGATACAGCTTCATCTGGGAAGTTTGGTGGACCTCCCCCACTCCCCGCTTTCAGTTGTAGAATATAGCGGCATTGGACAAATGGGGGATGTATAGCACGGGGAGAACAGCGAGCGGAATTATGTTTAACGTGCGGCTGCTAATTTAATCGCGCTAACGTGAGGGGATATTTTCCTAACTGGACACCGTCAGGAAATACATGTCCCTGGCTTTTCGTGAAACCAATTGTGTGGAGTCCAGCACGAGACTACAAGTCTACAAGACTATGAGATGGTCAAGGATGGTAGAGAAGATGACGGCTGCTATACTGAGCAAGTCTGTAGCAAGATACTCTAACCGACTGACACACGAACTTCGAGAGATCCCAGCTCAAAAGTGAGaacctcccccccctcccccccctcccaaaGAATAGCCTCCCAGATGCACATGAATAGAGTCGTAATATAACCTGCTGATGCTCCCAAATGataagaaagaaaagaagagaccCAAATGTTATGCTTCCACATATGCAATGCAACCATCTATAATTGCGCCGTTTCCCGGTCTCAAAGAAAAGCCATGAGAATGAAATAGCAAAATGAGGTATCATGATGACGGAAAagacgaaaaagaaaacagggaacgaaaaaaaaaacattagAAATCCGCGTTGCGCCTCAGCGCTGAAATGAGCATGCCTTTCCAGAAGgatgaagagaaagaaaaaggtGATGGTGCGACAGGCAAGCTTCACAGT
The nucleotide sequence above comes from Penicillium digitatum chromosome 1, complete sequence. Encoded proteins:
- a CDS encoding C6 transcription factor (UaY), putative — translated: MPDPPSPSSPVSSGKKRPYPSDTPLTQTDPTTNTAPKPSAPTAVPSAPAAVPSTSPAHSSTPASSASSSFRNVSACNRCRLRKNRCDQRLPRCQSCEKAGVRCVGYDPITKREIPRSYVYFLESRVAHLEQQLAENNIEFKKVVAFDEEEAVKVEADGDAAQARSGSNVQAGEVFAAENTRWRNTTKEDADRSERKGEGNNRDADDGPANEDNWRLHNLVSNIGMVSVQGTSDPRYLGSTSGISFARVVFAAVRSSLPGNMPERAATRTSDRLPQSAAGIAGGGSSMRDSFFGLQTRPMMKCATFPDRELAERLIDLYFEHANPQMPILHRGDFMELLDKTYLLEEKKRSPRALYVLNIVFAIGAGIIFEDKPQGSDDENRSSRDRSSSGTKRPRLSSHQYQPEEYHASAIIHLESFLGSSSSEGFGGLEELQAVLLLASFALLRPVAPGLWYIVGVATRLAVDLGLHYEDGAGIDSATKDSNQAQSRIDARERGRREWVRDTRRRLWWCVYSFDRLVATCVGRPFGISDQAISTEFPSMLDDQYITKSGLLTPPDGAPTYKHVAFHYFKLRLLQSEIHDVLQYQQTRAVRRRGPGAVILPHAELSSPFLQGFDSFRSWRYDVHRRLVEWQNTAPTRSETGVRFSIELLELNYWQAIILLYQQSLTVPAELAGELTPADDVSSPSFSNPDEGDEEDHVYLNVAEAGQKVIRIYRQLHRVRLVNYTYLATHHIFMAGISFLYAIWHSPLVRSHLTLDEVDFTVLAATSVLGDLMHKCPPAEACRDAFERMSKATVQMCLSTTGFGSQVDMSRVHATSNAGSSLHPSRPRQPMEQRPRVVQGQPRRATQTRPSRPVPRFDMNLADLFTDVTPLTDHSRPESRPGGLSYPQPESIAPNFQIDQSSRSYGQRNLSMDYYLKYENPNSPQPHPQIYYSNSPQHSVSPGSNTHTHGLPPANSESPQGMSLGFLDFGSADAEDQGNVGGEANPDSNMMAVPSLGPNLGQNVGIDLGFGMAMDFQHDWSENPNYDLLEGFFFGGSGAGASGGDL